In one window of Solanum pennellii chromosome 2, SPENNV200 DNA:
- the LOC107009184 gene encoding uncharacterized protein LOC107009184 has product MRKHNTSLRNSGTYTSPSTPEYGDDHFEGFQKGWSSERVPLPTNSSRRHITATALMPFNSGRALPSKWDDAERWITSPVSGYATPKASSNVQLQKQPKSKSGPLENPGLMFMPNYSPSVLVHEGGNRSNFIANSPFTTGVLVPDGLSIHYGVGSGSSSSALYVENNMARASTAPGLSDFFAESSLPSSQDDKAEDTKEPDSISPVVSCRDMATQMSPDDSTHSSPKGRSPSIRSIEEPNDKRSAKLEIRDVQVDRGPPISGELHRKGVRKTRKDLQDATDSNVRWDVADAERSMPKLQREEARINAWENLQKAKAEAAIQKLEVKLSKKRSASMDKILNKLKVSQLKAQKMRGSLSEGHQTTSKTLFPFQKFFKITSFSNCFYCGVE; this is encoded by the exons ATGAGGAAACACAATACTTCATTGAGGAATTCAGGTACATATACTAGCCCGTCGACACCAGAATATGGAGACGATCATTTTGAAGGATTTCAGAAAGGATGGAGTTCCGAGCGAGTTCCCTTGCCAACTAATAGTAGTAGAAGACACATTACTGCTACTGCATTGATGCCGTTTAATAGTGGAAGAGCGTTGCCTTCTAAATGGGACGATGCGGAGAGGTGGATTACAAGTCCAGTATCAGGTTATGCCACTCCCAAGGCTTCTTCAAATGTGCAATTGCAAAAACAGCCCAAGTCAAAAAGTGGACCACTTGAGAATCCTGGTCTTATGTTCATGCCAAACTATTCGCCCTCTGTACTAGTCCATGAAGGTGGAAATAGAAGTAATTTTATAGCAAATTCACCGTTTACAACAGGTGTACTGGTGCCTGATGGATTATCCATTCATTATGGTGTTGGTTCCGGCTCAAGCTCAAGTGCTTTGTATGTTGAGAATAATATGGCTCGAGCAAGCACTGCTCCTGGTCTCTCAGATTTTTTCGCTGAATCTTCATTACCAAGCTCCCAAG ATGATAAGGCTGAAGACACCAAGGAACCAGATTCTATTTCCCCTGTAGTTTCATGTAGAGATATGGCAACACAGATGAGCCCCGACGACAGTACACATTCCTCTCCCAAAGGAAGGTCCCCTTCAATCCGTTCTATAGAGGAGCCGAATGATAAGCGTTCTGCTAAACTTGAGATTAGAGATGTACAGGTAGACAGAGGACCTCCCATATCCGGAGAATTACATAGAAAAGGGGTAAGGAAAACTAGGAAAGACTTACAAGATGCAACTGACTCGAATGTACGCTGGGATGTTGCAGATGCAGAAAGGAGCATGCCAAA GCTGCAAAGAGAGGAAGCCAGAATTAATGCTTGGGAGAACTTGCAGAAGGCTAAAGCTGAAGCAGCAATACAGAAGCTCGAG GTGAAACTATCAAAGAAGAGGTCAGCATCTATGGATAAGATTCTGAACAAGCTTAAAGTTTCTCAGTTGAAGGCTCAAAAGATGAGAGGTTCACTCTCAGAAGGTCATCAAACAACTTCAAAAACACTCTTCCCTTTTCAGAAGTTCTTCAAGATCACCTCTTTCAGCAATTGCTTTTACTGTGGTGTCGAATAG